The DNA sequence ACCTTAGTTATTTATAATCCGGTAGTAAGAAAATATAAGATTGGCTTCACATAATATAAGTGTTGATCATCAATCTACTTTTAATTAGAAAAACATACAAAGTTATCTCCTTATAAAGCCGGACTCTGCAGAGCATTCGAAGGATCAGAAATTACGCTCGTTTTTAATAATAAAATTGGCTTTTGATTATTATTGCCATTACAGCGAACTAAATAAACCCTTTAGTTGTGAGGATAATCGAAAGTCACCGGTTATCACTTCACTTTGGTTGAGTTGAATTTTAAATACACCGTAGGTTGGGTTTGTTTGATTTATTTAAGAAACCCAAGGGCAGCTGTAGGTTGGGTCTGTTTAATGGGGTTGGACAAGATTAAGGATATGACTGTTTTATCTCAGCCATCCTGTATGCATGCGTATCAGAAGTCATTGCTGCATTTGCGAATAAAGTAATAACCTCAGCATTTGTTTGCCGCAGCAAAATTGACACAGTCGGGTATTGCCTAACTATTGGTTGCTCAATATACCTGACTGAATTAGTATGGTATAAAATTCTCTAATTTTCAGCAAGGAAAAACCCATGCCGTTTAACCATCTTAAATTTGATAACCGCCTTCGAAATAATCTACCTGCTGATAGCGAAACCGACAATTATTGCCGCAGCGTAGAAAATGCAGCCTATTCATTGGTCTCCCCGGTAAAAGCAACAGCGCCAAAATTAGTTGCGGTTAGCAATTTATTGGCAGAACAATTAGGTTTTACCACTGAAGCCTTAAACAGCCCTGAATTTCCTCAAGCCATGACGGGCAATCTATTGCTCGATGGGATGCAGCCCTATGCGCTTTGTTATGGTGGTCATCAGTTTGGTCAATGGGCCGGGCAATTAGGGGATGGACGGGCAATCAACCTGGGCGAATTAGTCACGACAAATTTAGGTCACCAAACACTGCAGCTAAAGGGCGCCGGTCCAACCCCCTACTCTCGCCGGGCTGACGGTATGGCCGTACTGCGCTCCTCTATTCGTGAGTTTTTGTGCTCCGAGGCGATGTTTCATTTAGGTATTTCAACGACACGCGCTTTGAGTTTATGCTTAACGGGCGATCAAGTTGTCCGGGATATGATGTATGACGGTAATGCAGCATTAGAGCCTACCGCAATAGTGTGCCGCGTATCTTCTTCTTTTTTACGTTTTGGTAGTTTTCAACTGCCCGCCTCCCGGGGCGATGAACAACTTTTAATACAGCTTGTACAGCATTGTATTAAGTCTGATTATCCTCATTTAGCGCCCGCTTCCGGGGTATTTGATCAGCAAGTCTACCTTGCGTGGTTTAAAGAAATCTGCGAGCGTACCTGTGATACAGTAGTTAATTGGATGCGGGTTGGTTTTGTACATGGGGTAATGAATACCGACAATATGTCCATTATGGGTGAAACCATCGATTATGGTCCCTATGGCTGGATTGACGATTTTGATCTTAATTGGACACCGAACACCACAGATGAAGGGCAAAAACGCTATCGTTTTGGCGGACAGGGAGAAATTAGTCAGTGGAACTTATTTCAGTTAGCCAATGCTATTTTTCCATTAATAGGAGAAGCTGAGCCATTACAAAAAATATTAAATGAATATGGCACAGATTATCAGCGTAAATGGTGCGATATGATGGCGGAAAAATTAGGCTTTAAACACTATCGGGGTGAAACTGATTTAGCGCTGTTTAAATCCTTAGAAAAATTATTGGGTGCAGTGGAAACAGATATGACCCTCTTTTACCGTTTACTTGCAAATATTCCCAATGATTTAGATACGCAAACAGCAACCCAATGGATGGCAAAATTAGGCCCATGCTATTACAGTCTGCTCGATCTTAACGATCAGTATATTAAAGACTTGACGAAGTGGTTAGCGTCTTATCTTGAGCGAGTTAACCTTGATGGTTTAAGTCAAGAACTGCGTGCAACAGCCATGAATAAAGTCAATCCTAAATATGTTATTCGTAATTACCTTGCGCAGCACGCTATCGAATTGGCTGAAAAGGGTGATTTCAGCGAAATAGCTACACTGCAGAAAATATTACAAAACCCCTATGATGATCAACCTGAGCATAACAGTTATGCTCAGAAGCGTCCGGATTGGGCACGGGATAAAGCCGGTTGTTCGATGTTATCCTGCAGTTCATAATAGCGATTTTATATCCTTTTTTGCCTTCACTTTATTCCACTAGATAAAATGAAGGCCGATTGCTATCGGGCAACAGCGCTTTAAATATGATTAGAAAGGAAAATTTTGCTCTTTTTTACTGATTTTTTGATTTTAAATCAGTAAAAATCCATAAATAT is a window from the Psychromonas ingrahamii 37 genome containing:
- a CDS encoding protein adenylyltransferase SelO, with the translated sequence MPFNHLKFDNRLRNNLPADSETDNYCRSVENAAYSLVSPVKATAPKLVAVSNLLAEQLGFTTEALNSPEFPQAMTGNLLLDGMQPYALCYGGHQFGQWAGQLGDGRAINLGELVTTNLGHQTLQLKGAGPTPYSRRADGMAVLRSSIREFLCSEAMFHLGISTTRALSLCLTGDQVVRDMMYDGNAALEPTAIVCRVSSSFLRFGSFQLPASRGDEQLLIQLVQHCIKSDYPHLAPASGVFDQQVYLAWFKEICERTCDTVVNWMRVGFVHGVMNTDNMSIMGETIDYGPYGWIDDFDLNWTPNTTDEGQKRYRFGGQGEISQWNLFQLANAIFPLIGEAEPLQKILNEYGTDYQRKWCDMMAEKLGFKHYRGETDLALFKSLEKLLGAVETDMTLFYRLLANIPNDLDTQTATQWMAKLGPCYYSLLDLNDQYIKDLTKWLASYLERVNLDGLSQELRATAMNKVNPKYVIRNYLAQHAIELAEKGDFSEIATLQKILQNPYDDQPEHNSYAQKRPDWARDKAGCSMLSCSS